The segment AATGGAGATACCAATCATATAGATAATATCAATAGAATGTTGATTGGAGAAGAAAAGAGAATCGCCGGCAAAACTGTCTACTATAGTCATAGAAAAGACTCTATACCAGATTCATTAAGGATAAGTTTCCGGGTCAATGACGATGTATATACATTCTATTTTAATACAAAAAGAGTGTCTGAAGACTATGCGTATTCTTTTGTGGAGAAGTCGTTGAAGCAGATTCAGGAATGAGGGAAGGACGGCTCCATTATGATTTCTAACTTTTGTAGGTATGAAGACAATCTGGAAGGTGATTTTTAGTTAAGATTGTCATTATACTGCTTATGAAGACAATCTGAAAGGGGCTTTCTAGTTGAGATTGTCATCATACCGCTTATGAAGACAATCTGGAAGGTGATTTTTAGTTGAGATTGTCATCATACCGCTTATGAAGACAATTTGGAAGGTGCTTTCTAGTTGAGAATGTCAACATACTGCTTATGAAGACAATTTGAAGGTGCTTTCTAGTTGAGATGGTCATTATACTGCTTATGAAGACAATCTCGTAGCTTATTTCTTGTTGAAAAGGACTTCATATCGTTTATGAAGTCCTTTCCACTGTTATTTTCATGCCAAAATGGTCTTCATCTTACCAAGTTAGATCTCTACTACTAAATCCTATTCCCCGTTTCCTCCCAGCACCTGCTTCGCCATATCCATATATTCTTCCAAACCAGATTTAATCGCAAACTCAGCTATGGCGATCGGATAGGCTGCAGTCAGTTCCACCACGTGCTGCGCCATCCCTGGCCATACATAGCCTCCAGCCTTTTCATAGTGATGGATCAACTCTTTCAACACATCTTCTCCAAATGTGCGGTAGTGAGCTACAAAGTCGATGGCGATGTCTCCTACGGCAGCTTCGGTCCAGTCGATAAAGCCAGTGACCCTATTCTCTTCATCAATCAATATATGACCGGCATGAAGGTCGCCGTGAACAAGTGCGGTTTGTTTTGGCCAGAGGGAGTCATTCCCCAACCAGTCCTGCCACCTTTGCCAAAGCTCCGGATTAACATGGAACTCCTCTTTCACTTTTTTCATTCTTTTTGCCATATTTTCACGGGTCTCCTCATGCGTTTCTACAG is part of the Sutcliffiella sp. FSL R7-0096 genome and harbors:
- a CDS encoding macrolide 2'-phosphotransferase gives rise to the protein MTLTKEKVIEIAKDNGLDILADSLTFNESGLDFLVVFAEDAKGEEWVLRFPRREDVMASTKKEKRTLDLVREQLTVEAPNWLIYNDSLIAYNRLTGVPAATVDPEAQAYIWVLDEKNVPTLFNETLAEALVSLHRIDREKARAAGLPVETHEETRENMAKRMKKVKEEFHVNPELWQRWQDWLGNDSLWPKQTALVHGDLHAGHILIDEENRVTGFIDWTEAAVGDIAIDFVAHYRTFGEDVLKELIHHYEKAGGYVWPGMAQHVVELTAAYPIAIAEFAIKSGLEEYMDMAKQVLGGNGE